From Aegilops tauschii subsp. strangulata cultivar AL8/78 chromosome 5, Aet v6.0, whole genome shotgun sequence:
AAAATGTTTAGGTAGCATGCATGGGATTGCattttttttcacaaaaaaagATCATTATTGTGACCTGTGTATCTcaagttttaatgtttgaaaattTAGGGCAGTATTGAGTTTTTTTTCGATGGACAAAATCTAGGAATACCCATATAAATGATTCAAGAAAATACATGTGTAATTTTTACATTTTTGGAAgttttttaattttattttcaGTTTAAATTTGTCCCGGGAACCAATCATCTCTGCTATCTCTAGTCACATGGTAATTCTTGCATTTTTTAAATTAAGAAGAGCACCATCACGACCTATGCAGAACTCAATTTTTAATGTTTGAAAATTCAGGGAAGTATTTAGtttttttggagaaaaaaatcTATGAATACCCATATAAAAGATTCAACAAAATACATttgtaattttttttattttttatgaagTTTTAAATATTTATTTTGAAGTTAAAGTTTGTCCGGAGAACCTTTTCCTCTTTGCTAGGTCTAGTCACATGTTAATTCGCATTTTGTTTTCACTACAAAAGCACCACTGCAACCCATGTAAAACACAAGTTTTAATGACTAAAATTTTAGAAAGTATTGAGTTTGCTTTTTTAGGGAGATGTTTACATGAATATACAGTATCCATACATGATTGAAACGGTAACATCTGTAAACTTTTACATTTAGTATTTATAAGTTTTTGTAGTATTTACTTGAAGTTACTATTTTCCCCGAGAACCTTTCCTCTACTCTGGTGACATGGTAGTCTCTTGATGCCTTTCAATTATGGTAAGAATGTGCACTAGCGTTAGAGTAAAAATGCAAGCGGTGACGCCATTTCTGTGAAGTGGAAGATCAAAACATTCTCTCGAACAATCGCAAGGTTAAAGAGGAGCCTGAAATATCAGACGCTCCACATTGAATGTTGTATATGTAATTGGTGTTTTCTTATGCTGACGTTATGATATATGAGTTGAGTTTTCTTGCACTTAGCCATGAGTGTCTAGAAAGTACATGGGTTTGTATAGTGTGTAGTATTTATGCAATGTGATTGGGCCTGTATGATTAACCGGTTCTTTGCCTCAAGGTTTTTGACATTTTGCAAGCTATAGGTCATATTAGTAAATTTATATTCAAAAATAGTTTGTTATTATATATATTGTGTCATATAATTCATATTTTGTTTATCTATTTAGCTATGTTGAGAGAACATTAATGAAGGTTGCTGAGGAAATGATGACACCACTCACATTTTCCACCAACTTTAGAGTCGATTTCATATTAAATCGGTGGCCAATGGGAGGATACTTTGAAATTGGTCAATGTGTTCTCAATGTGATGATGCTTTGGAAGCGTTTTCCGTTTTTCTTTGTGACGAAGGCCGGAAGGGGGTCTAACTTAAGGGAAATGCTTGTGCCTGGCCGACCAGCGGAAACCTCACCCGGTCACGCGCGAGCCACGTGATCGAGGCGCCTCATACATCTCGCGCACCTCCCTGCCCCACCTTATCTTCTTTCTTCATCTACCTTCTTCCTCCTGAtccccttctctctttctctctcaacCGCATCCATGCACGGGGGTAGCCACGCTCCTCGCCTTCCTCCTTCAGATCCCGCCGCCGGCTAGCCTTGATCCCGCGTAGGTCCCTACCTCCAACCTCAGCGCCCACCCACACTTCTTCCGCTGCCCATGGCTGCAGATTCCTTCCGCCCCGGCGAGCCGGAGTTGGAAGTCGCCTAGTACTCGCCCTAACTTAAACCAGGGCCCAGTTATTTTGTTCATTCTCTCAAAGCCCAAACCGACACACACAACCCCCAAACGCCCGAACCCCATGGAGGCAGggacgagctcgccggcggccgTTGCCGCGCCGCTTCCCCTGGACGATCTCCTTCGGGAGATATTCCTGCGCCTCCCGCCGGAGCCGATCCACCTCTTCCGCGCCTCCTTCGTCTGCAAGCACTGGCGCGGCCTCGTCCACGACGCCCGCTTCCTCCGCCGCTTCCGTGATTTCCACGGCGGCACGCCTCCCGTGCTCGGCTTCTTCAACCAGACAGGGCCTCCCTTCTTCGTCCCCACCTCCGGCGGCTTCGCGCTCCCCACCGTCACGATGTCCCCAGATGACTGGTGGGCCCTCGACTGCCGCCACGGCCGCGCCCTCATTGAGAGCTGCCGCACTGGGACGCTGCTCGTCTGGGACCTCGTGACCGGCGACAAGCGGTACCTGCCGCTCCCCGCGCAGGACTGTTCTCAGTACAATGGCGCGGTTCTGTGCGCGGCTGGCCACGCCGACCACCACGACTGCCATTCTTGCCCGTTTCTCGTGGCGTTCGTGTTCAGTGACGACAGGGATTTCATCACCTCCGCATGCGTCTTCTCGTCTGAGACCGGTGTCTGGGGTGAGATCACTTCGATTGTTATACCAGATGCATTAGTTCTGCCAAAGCCGACGGCTCTGGTTGGAAACACAATCTACTTCCTGTTGGATGACAATAGCATCATTGAGTTCGTTTTGGATAAGCATACCTTGGGTTTAGTTGAGGAGGTGCCATGTACCTACGATCAGATTATCATCATGCGGACAGAGGATGGATGCCTTGGTTTAGCTGGAGTGGAACGATTCAATTTCAATCTTAATCTGTGGTCAAAGGTGGCGAGCATTGACGGGGTGGTGACATGGACACATCAAAGGGTCATTCAACTCGAAAAAATTCTTGCGCCTGAAGCAGTGTCGGCGTGTATGGTTGGAGGTATTGGAGCGCATGCAGTTGGCTGTGCGGTAAATGCGGATGTGATCTTCATCGATGTGTATCCTAGCATCTACATGATCCATCTCAAGTCCATGAAGATCGAGGAGGTGTCGAAGAAACGGATCGGCAAACAATATGTTTTTCCTTACACAAGTTTCTACGCTCCAGGTACCGCCAATATTTACAGTGTCCCAGAGTTCACATTAATCTTCCAACTCAGAGTTCACTTTAATCTTTCAACTGTATCTGCCTTGTAGATGCTTTAAAATATATGAGCCAGCCATAGTTCATTTACAAATAAAAAGTTTTCATGGAGCTTCTTTTGAAAGAACTGCTAACTAAATGACTTGTTCTAGTAGGATTTGCACCAAGTTACTAACAAGTCATTCATGCAACTACGCGAGAGCGAAAAATAACCCTTTCACAACTAGAAGATGTATAGGAGAGGAAGTCCTGGCATTGTTATTTGCATGTGTTTCACATATTTACTCTTCATCCAGACTCATATCCTGCCATTTGCTTGTATCATAATTCATACTCAATTATTTGATGTTCAGTTGGGCTACACATCTAAATCTAAACAGTGATCATTGTGTTTATTGCTAGAGTTTCGGCTTGTACATTTAGTCAAGTGGCACCATTAAAAAGTAATTTGCTTACCTGTAAGATGCACTTGAGGAACAATATAGTATCCTGGCACCGATTTATAATTGTTCTTCCATGTTGTTCTGTTGTGGTATATTGGATAATATAATCTCACTGAATCATGAGAGTTGATAAATTAAGGAACCAAAGTGACCAATGGTCTGCATTTTGTTTGCGTTGCATAATAGAACAACAACCAATTAGCGAGTCAATGCTGAACTCATTTCTCTTTCAGTTTAAGCAACTGGACTCTGGATATTGCCTTCTCAATTGCTCGAGCTTCGAGCTATGTTGGAATTTAGGGTGGTTACTTTGTTTCTTATTTCTCTGGTCTGCATTCTTTGTTCTGAATTGTAGAAAATATGCGTCCATTCTGGGATTCTTTCACTCTCATGTGCATACAAAACTTAGATATAAATTACGAATGGGCCCACACCAAAACAAATTCTAAAATGCTTCTTGGTTAAGTAAATCACTGAATAGCGTTATCCTTTGTTTTGAGGTAGATTAGATGGTGTACAATGTCTTGATGAGTAtttatttcttgatttcttgcagTACATGTCATTTCTTAATTGTTCCTTGACTACTTGTAGCAAAAGCTAGTATTTTCTGCAAGATGAGATATATAATAAGTGTTTCATGTATGTGTCACCACCTCTTATCAGTTATTCcatctgtaaagaaatataagagtgtttagataactactttagtgatctaaacactcttatatttctttacggagggagtattttctTGTCCATGTTTTTCAATACTTATTGACTTATATTCTTCTCATAGGAATTACCATTGGTGGTGCAAATGATCAAGTTGAAGTGCTGAACAACAGTTGAGATGATTGTGCTGTTACATCTGCTGATGCGCTTTGTTGGTTGAAGAGGTGATATATATGACATCCAAAGTTACTATTATCTATTGTTTTGTTTGCAAGCACTGGATCAATATTCTGTGCAGTGGAAAAAAAATCGAGTGCTATGCACAATACAGCTGGAACCTTGAATAATGTGACTATATCGCCTACTTTGACCTTACTCGCTTTTTCTCTTGGAGCTGGGAAACACTCCTTGATCTGCACAGTTCATAGTTCATTATGCTGGTGTGCTACCACAATGCAGTTTATCATATCAGACGAAATTTTATACCATTTCTTTGATATCCTTTTGTTGTATAGTTGCATCAGTCACGAGCTGGAGTCTTTGCATTTTAGAAAACACAATGACAGGAAGGTTTCAGTTCAATCTTCAGATATGAACTCATGCTCTCATTGTCACTAATCATTACCTTGAGCCAAAAGTATTTCAGTATTACTAGAAATCAAACGTTGCCCATGACTGGTAATCTTGCTAGTACAGTGTACTAGTTCTCTCTCTGTTGAGATTTGCAAAGAGACGAGAGAACAAGTTTTAACTGGTAGAAACTGTTTTGCTAGTGCAGTTTTAACAGATATCGTTTTCTCTGTATTTTTGCCCCTCGTGATTGTGAGTAGCCAAAGTCGGTTCCGCTGATGAGATTGCTGCTGTGCAGGTTTCCGCCGAGCGGTGAATGTGGCTGTTAATGAACTACTATTCCTTGAGAAATGTGTCGCTCACTTGCAAAACGTGAGGAAATTTGTGGCTTTAATAATGCTCTGTAGCACATTCGTGCTGAACCAATATGTTAGGTTTTTTCTTCAGAGATTCTGATGGCTTTGTGAGCTCTATGATCCCCCGCtaaaaattgtcatagtttgttCTTTCCTTTTTTGTGGTACCATCGTAATGTTGTGTAATGCACAAAGTTGAACTCTGCTTGTGTGATGGCATGGCAATATGACAGCTGCTATACCTGGGAAGTATATATGCATTTTCTCTCCTGCAAATTTGAATTCTAGCTTCAGGTGAGTATACATGCTTTTGGCTGGCAAAGTGTGCAGAACGTGAAAATCGTGACGGAAGCAACGGAACACGCTCGGGCCGTCGCGTTGTACCAGAGCCCTTTTGTTTATATATATATGAACTCAGGCTTTTAGCCGGAAGTTCAGCGTTTGGGTTCATGTCTAAGACTAAGGTGCCGGCATTTCAGCTTCAGAAATACATCCAAGACCTGTTTGGACTTTGGACCATGAGTAAACGGAAGCTTCACTTTTTTTTTTCATAGTCTTCTATCACGAGCTACTAGTAATACAAGGTCGGAGTAATCTCCGATGATTCTATTCATATATAAATACAAGTACAGCGTGAGTTTGACAACAGTCACTTCACCACGGCATGTCCTACAtgcatactccctccgtctgaatTTTTTGTCCCAACCTTGTCCCTTAAATAGATGTATCTAGCTAGCACTAGAGGGACAATTTttttcgaacggagggagtacacaggTGCACGGTGGAGATTTTGTCGTAGTAGACGAGTGTATCACTGTTTGGTGGACGCCCGAGCTCGTGAAGTACTCGCCTGATTCAGCAAGACTCCATGACAGCAGTGTGCCTCCATACAATTCTCCATCTCCGCGCTGGATCGAGACACGGTTTGCTGTCCCTTTGCCCCAGATGAAGATACAAAAACCGGACGCAGATTTGTACGTGTTGTTACCAGGACCGTTTCTGAGATTTCTGGGGCCTGGGGCGAAACTAAAACCCATGGCCCCTTAAGCTATTCTAACCATAGTTACCAAGCTCCCGGTTTGAGCCGGTCGAGGGACGGAAACGACCATGCAGGATTGCCGTTAGTCACAACTAGGATTTAAATCCCTAGAACAATCTTTCAACATGGGGAACACGATCCTATTAAATCCAGCATGTGCGGGTCAATCAGTCTAATCTTTCAGGAATTGTATATGGGAAGCAGGAATAGATTAAGGAAACATAACTGATTAAGGAAATAGCAAAATAAGAAAATCCATCTGGTATGGAGGATCGTTGTTATTATATGTTGTCATTCTGTTCGTTCGTTATCTTTAGTACATTTAGGCCGCGGAGTCCTGAACTCCTGGTACCCGTAGTGTCAACTCTTCAGGGTACGCGTCCCGACCATCAAATCCTATTGACCCACACTCAACCCGATCCTCGATTGGGGTCGATGAACCACACGGGATGTGGCATCGACCCACGTTTCCCGTACTATGATTGTAACATTAGGTCTTGGAGAAGTATTGGTCAATCCCTTGGATCTACGGAAAGAAGGGTTCCTATTGTCTGATATCTAACGTGAAAGATTTTATTGTTCAATGTTTATTTACTACCATACTTGACCAAAAACTACAATGCAAAATTAGGGATTTCTATCTATTTTCTACAAAGTTGGAAACACTAGTGCACACGCATGTGAAGGTACTATACAAGAACTGCTATTTTAGCTAGAACAGCTTCATAAATCGAGGATTCGTGGCCGTGCCTCATAAGAATCCCTCTG
This genomic window contains:
- the LOC109745731 gene encoding putative F-box protein At3g16210; the encoded protein is MEAGTSSPAAVAAPLPLDDLLREIFLRLPPEPIHLFRASFVCKHWRGLVHDARFLRRFRDFHGGTPPVLGFFNQTGPPFFVPTSGGFALPTVTMSPDDWWALDCRHGRALIESCRTGTLLVWDLVTGDKRYLPLPAQDCSQYNGAVLCAAGHADHHDCHSCPFLVAFVFSDDRDFITSACVFSSETGVWGEITSIVIPDALVLPKPTALVGNTIYFLLDDNSIIEFVLDKHTLGLVEEVPCTYDQIIIMRTEDGCLGLAGVERFNFNLNLWSKVASIDGVVTWTHQRVIQLEKILAPEAVSACMVGGIGAHAVGCAVNADVIFIDVYPSIYMIHLKSMKIEEVSKKRIGKQYVFPYTSFYAPGITIGGANDQVEVLNNS